Proteins from one Gasterosteus aculeatus chromosome 11, fGasAcu3.hap1.1, whole genome shotgun sequence genomic window:
- the gfap gene encoding glial fibrillary acidic protein: MESPRVQSSYRKRFGPQGSGSAGARIGSLSSNRLSWHGTPRNLTYSSPMARITLGSTNPALHLGSPVDRLDFSADSLMKAQYKETRTNEKVVMMGLNDRFASYIETVRLLEQQNKMLVAELNQFKGKEPSRLGDIYQEELRELRRQVDGLTAGKARQEIEKDNLAADVTMLKQRLQDEIGLRQDAENNLNVFKQDMDEASLNRVQLERKIDSLQEEIDFLKKTHEEELRELQEHITAQQVHVDLDVSKPDLTAALRDIRVQYETMASTNMQETEEWYRSKFADLTDAANRNTEALRQAKQEANEYRRQIQVVTCDLEALRGTNESLERQLREMEDRFARETAGYQDTVRRLEEDIHTLKEEMARHLQEYQDLLNVKLALDIEIATYRKLLEGEENRITIPVQSFSNLQFRDTNLDTKPPEAHVKRSILVRTVETRDGEIIKESTTEHKDLP; the protein is encoded by the exons CGCAACCTCACCTACTCCAGCCCCATGGCCCGGATCACCTTGGGCTCAACCAACCCGGCCCTGCACCTGGGGAGCCCCGTCGACCGGCTGGACTTCTCAGCCGACTCCCTGATGAAGGCCCAGTACAAGGAGACGCGCACCAACGagaaggtggtgatgatgggCCTGAATGACCGCTTCGCCAGCTACATAGAGACGGTGCGCCTTTTGGAGCAGCAGAACAAAATGCTGGTGGCAGAGCTGAACCAGTTTAAGGGGAAGGAGCCCAGCCGCCTGGGGGACATCtaccaggaggagctgagagagcTGCGCAGGCAGGTGGACGGTCTCACTGCTGGCAAAGCTCGGCAGGAGATAGAGAAGGACAACCTGGCTGCAGATGTGACCATGCTCAAGCAGAG GCTGCAAGATGAGATTGGCCTCCGACAGGATGCAGAAAACAATCTGAATGTCTTCAAACAG GATATGGATGAGGCGAGTCTCAATCGGGTCCAGTTAGAGAGGAAGATTGATTCTCTGCAGGAAGAGATAGATTTTTTGAAGAAGACTCATGAGGAG GAGCTGCGTGAGTTACAGGAGCATATCACGGCCCAACAGGTGCACGTTGACCTGGACGTATCCAAACCAGACCTGACTGCTGCTCTGAGGGACATCAGGGTCCAATATGAAACTATGGCCTCCACAAACATGCAGGAGACGGAGGAGTGGTACCGATCCAAG TTTGCTGACCTGACGGATGCAGCCAATCGGAACACAGAAGCCCTGCGCCAAGCCAAACAGGAGGCCAATGAGTACCGGCGTCAGATCCAAGTGGTGACCTGCGACCTCGAGGCTCTCAGAGGGACA AACGAGTCTCTGGAACGCCAGCTCCGGGAGATGGAGGACCGCTTCGCCAGGGAGACTGCCGGTTACCAGGACACAGTGAGGCGTCTGGAGGAGGACATCCACACTCTGAAGGAGGAGATGGCGAGACACCTGCAAGAGTACCAGGACCTTCTCAACGTCAAGCTGGCCCTGGATATTGAGATCGCCACCtacaggaagctgctggagggagaggagaacag AATCACCATTCCAGTTCAGAGCTTTTCCAACCTACAGTTCAGAG ATACTAACCTGGACACTAAACCTCCAGAGGCGCACGTGAAGAGGAGCATCCTGGTCCGAACGGTGGAGACCAGAGATGGAGAG aTCATTAAGGAATCAACGACTGAACACAAAGATCTTCCTTGA